AAGTCTTCCTGTGTGCCTTTTCCCGCTAGGATTTTGGCTAAAACACGGTCGACCCAGCCTGTGCCTTCGCGACATGGGGTGCATTGACCGCACGATTCGTGGTGGTAAAATTCGAAGAGATTTTTCATCACTTCAGGAATGCTCACCTCTTCATCCATCACGATCATACCGCCTGTTCCAAGGGCGGAGCCATGCGCTTTAAGACTTTCATAATCCAGCGTTATATCTTCGATCTCATCGGCCCTGAGGATTTGCACCGATGATCCTCCGGGGATAACGGCTTTGAGTTTTTTACCACCTTTAATGCCACCGCACAGCGTGTAGATTACCTCTTTCATACTCGTGCCATACGGCAGTTCATACACACCGGGTCGTTCCACCTGACCGCTGATGCCAAAGAGCATGGTTCCAGGAGATTCTGCTGTGCCATAAGCGCGGTACGCCGCGAAGCCTTCGTTGATGATGTACGGCACACTCGCGATGGTTTCAACGTTGTTGACGACGGTTGGATTGCCAAAAAACCATTCGGGTTCTTTGCCTTTGGGTTTGAGTCTTGGGTGTCCACGTTTGCCCTCTAAAGATTCTAAAAGGGCGGTTTTTTCACCACAAATATACGCGCCAGCCCCTTTGTGAATCGTTACATGTAAAGTGTAATCGTGCCCCAAAATGTGTTCACCCAAGATGCCAGCCGTATAAGCTTCATCGATGGCATTTTGCAAGCGATTGATCCAAAAAACATATTCACCACGAACGTAGACATACGCGTGATGTGCACCGATGGCGTAAGAGGAGTCAATAATTCCTTCAAGGAGCAGGTGCGGGTCAAACTCTAAAATCTGTCGGTCTTTAAAGGTTCCAGGTTCTCCTTCATCGGCATTAATCACCAAGTAAACGGGTTTATCACTGTTTTGAGGGATGAGTCGCCACTTCTCGCCCGTTGCCGCACCTCCACCACCTTTGCCTCGAAGTCCACTTTTTTCAACTTCACACGTCACATCATCAGGGCTCATGCTAAAGAGTTTCTCTAAAGAGGCATAACGACCATGGTTTCGCGCGACTTCTAAGGTATACGCATTGGGAATATCAAAATTTTTACTGACCAGTTTCACCATCATTTTGAAAGTTCCTCCAAAAGCGCGTCGAGTTTTTCAAGGGTAAGATTTTCGATGTAATCATCATTGAGTCGCATACAAGGCGCTGTGCCACAGGAGCCTAAACACTCGACCAAGGAGAGGGTAAATTTGCCATCTTTTGTGGTTTCGCCCGCTTTAATCCCAAGACGGTTTTGCAGATGCTCTTGCAAGGTTTTAGAACCTGCCAGCATACAGGAGAGTGTTTTGCACAGCTGAATGTGGTGCGTCCCAATGGGCTGAAGCAGAAACATCGAGTAAAAGGAAGCGACCGAGTAGACATCCATCGCCGAACATCCCAATTTTTTCGCCACAAATTGCATCGCATCGAGGCTGATCCACCCC
Above is a genomic segment from Sulfurospirillum halorespirans DSM 13726 containing:
- the nuoF gene encoding NADH-quinone oxidoreductase subunit NuoF; amino-acid sequence: MMVKLVSKNFDIPNAYTLEVARNHGRYASLEKLFSMSPDDVTCEVEKSGLRGKGGGGAATGEKWRLIPQNSDKPVYLVINADEGEPGTFKDRQILEFDPHLLLEGIIDSSYAIGAHHAYVYVRGEYVFWINRLQNAIDEAYTAGILGEHILGHDYTLHVTIHKGAGAYICGEKTALLESLEGKRGHPRLKPKGKEPEWFFGNPTVVNNVETIASVPYIINEGFAAYRAYGTAESPGTMLFGISGQVERPGVYELPYGTSMKEVIYTLCGGIKGGKKLKAVIPGGSSVQILRADEIEDITLDYESLKAHGSALGTGGMIVMDEEVSIPEVMKNLFEFYHHESCGQCTPCREGTGWVDRVLAKILAGKGTQEDFKTILDACDMLNGKTICVFAPSVAFIAQSYIQKFREEFEVLIK
- the nuoE gene encoding NADH-quinone oxidoreductase subunit NuoE, whose protein sequence is MSTFLFNQDNEEKFSALLERYPDKSSLMLPSLWMVQYQEGWISLDAMQFVAKKLGCSAMDVYSVASFYSMFLLQPIGTHHIQLCKTLSCMLAGSKTLQEHLQNRLGIKAGETTKDGKFTLSLVECLGSCGTAPCMRLNDDYIENLTLEKLDALLEELSK